Sequence from the Scomber scombrus chromosome 1, fScoSco1.1, whole genome shotgun sequence genome:
TGCTCTGTCTCAGCAGGTGCAAGGCAGAGGATGTGTAAATGTCCCACTTTCACAGGTTCCCCTCATGTCATCTCTTAACTCGCAGCAATGACTTTGACAATCATGACGTTATTCTTCTCGTgccaaaacaaagagaaaagaggaggttCACCAACAAGCTacaaaaacagtttattttaattttaacatgACAATTTTCTTGGTGAGACAACCAATACAAAAAACTTTAGTAGTTTGATGAGTTTAAGAAGGATGTTATAAAAATATAGGGAATATCATGATTAGTCCATATAATAGTGATGCAATAAAAGATGCTGGAAAACAAAGTTTATACTCCAATCTCTAATCCTCCCTGTGGGAATGTTGTCCCAAATTTTCGGTTTCTTCTGAGTGAATATGATCCCTGAGACTGTAAAAGTAATTTTCAGTAAGAAAAGAGTCTCTAAATCCTAAACAAGTGACTCCCACACCGGGTGGCTGTCTGAGTCCTGACTATGCAAAGAGCTTAAGCCAGTGTCTGAGTCGTCGTCGTTCACACTGTGAGATTTGGACAGACCCCTGGCCTGCTCCACCCACTCGCTTTTCCTGTCCAAAGTGATCATCATCCCCATTTTATCATCTGTCCCGTGACTAGGCCTACATCTCCCCTCACTGGCTGTCCCTTCCTCTATGGCCAAAATGTTCACTTTCTCCAGCAAATCCCTCATCTCCTTCTCCCTCGCCTCGCAAATCTCCTGGGTCAACTCTAAATCGCTCCTAATAGCTTCTAAATCCGTGTTGAGGCGCAGGCCGATGTATAAACTCGCATCTAGTTGCGTTTtgatcctctctctttccaaaaGCAGCTGGTTTTCTGATGTGTCAGCCTCGGTGCCGGGGACATATGGTGTGCCCTCACCGGGCTCTGCGTCTTTTTTGTGCAGCTCCTCTTGCCTCCTCTGCATCCAGCGGTGATTCAGCTCCTCCTGAATCTGCACCGTGATGATGTCTATGTGAGCCTCCTGATCCCACAGCTCCTCTTGCAGTCTCACCAGCTCCTCACACTGCCGAACATACTCTTCAAACTTGGCCACAGTCTCCGCTGAACACAGTTTGTCTCCCTCTCGGCTGGAAGTCTCAGCATCATCCAGTAAATACGTGTCTTGCACATAATTAATCCCGTGCCTTTTAATTCGGTCAAAATGCACTTTTGCCTCGCACCTTTCAATCTCAGTGTCCAGTTCAGTAATCCTCTGAATCTGCTGGCGGATTGTATGATCCTGAGAAATCACAAGATGCACCAAAGTTTCCATCTTTTCAGCAGAAGACGCGTCTCTGTGCGCCGCCTGCGCcctttttttattgatcttCTCCAACTTTCTGAAAGCTTTCCTGACAATCCGGCGCTGCTTTTCGGATGAGATGCCACCCATGGGAGACCGCACGGTCCCTTTGGAAACACAGGGACTCTGTTTGCTGAGCACCACACGAGCCTCTGCGCTCCGGGCTCCGTGGTTCGCCAGAGACGCCTCGCTTTTCACCAGCACAAACTTCACgttcctctgctcctctccccACGCCATCCACAGCCGTAAAATCTTGGTTTTGTTCGGCAAAATCCTCTCGAAGCCTCTCCATTTCTCCACGATGCAGTAAGGCTGTGTGCACCCAGAGAGGCCGTGCTGCGTGTCCTGGTCCTCCAGAAGAACTTTGACAACATCAGCGCAGGTTGTGCGCTTTGACAAGCCGGAGACGAGCTTTTCCTCCCGGCAGACCCACACTGATATCTTACTCTCCTCAGGCTCCATTGTTAAGCAAACTATCCTacttataaataaacattttgaaaagagTCATCTTAAAATCGATTTAAATCCGCGTCTCCGGAGTCAAGTGCGGCTGTCTCCATTTCCCCTTTATGCGCGCCTGCTGCGTCTCAGAAACGTCTGAGAAGTTGCTGATGGGGCTGGAGGTTGGGAGGTCCACTTTCCTGAGGCCAAGCCAAGGAAACACGTTTGCGTTTGCCTTCTCGGGGCTGGCTTTGCTGTGATCACATGACTCCCAAATAGCAAGATTTCATATTGTGAGCTGGAGCCATGATGGATTCAGTTTTAAATGCACAGTGATGATCACAAGATAGTATTTTCTGTGCCATGATGGGGCTTTACTCATGGTGTCCATTGTTTCAAGAAGAAATGTTGTGCATGTGGTAAGTACTTTTTAATTCTGTTCAAATCAGTGTGCATcaagtggaaaataaaacacttataAATTATGAAAATGCAATTTAATAAACTATAATTGGAACACAGCTACAGTAACAAATATCATTTCCTCAAGTGATATCAGGAGTTACAGTAACTGGGGATGAAATATGTATAGATTAtgtctttgaaaaaataaataaaaaattgttttgagtctttttttgacttttaatgcaatttaaagAGGATCGGTTATGCTCTTTTCCAGccctatatttttattctgggactctaCTACATTAACTTTGCATGATTAACAGTTTTAAAACTCCGGATTAATCTTATagttatcttatactggccctttatgcagcccctcacttcagcctctgtctcttaacaggcagtcttatcatattaagttactgctgatgcaaacccaacatttactgcttcatattaaaagctttcaaATGACTAAATAACATGAGccttttattatgaaaaatgtacaggaaatgaaacatgttCCTCACCTAATTAGCAGAGCCTTAGCAGCACTAAAAATCAGTCTACACAACAACATATGGGAGGAATAGTAAAAGCTGAAagtcacagtgatgatgatgtttgaagaGTTGGAAatgaccagcacacctccaacaggtaaactacttattttaatttatcctgctgtgtaatggaaaaacactcacagcgtGCCAGCTTGACTTAAGTCATGGCTCAGTGTGATTACCCCcaaaataatggaaaaacaccatAATGTTTGCAGAGCAGAGCAATTAACTCGAGCGCTGTGTTTCTGCAGATCATATAAAAAACCCATCACAAGTTGATGTCAGCTTGggatgaaaatagaaaataccTTGGAAACTGAGCGTTCAGAGTGGTTTGAAGCAGGTTTACGTTTGCTTTCAGGAATTAACTTCTTTGTACCTTTGCCTCATTATCTCATACTTTggccacatttaaaaatgaaccaAAGCAATCtatatatattagtatatataatatgacaataaggaaaagcataatggCATCAAATCAACACTCATCTCGCACCAACAGGAAGCCACTTAATTATCgtttaatattataaaatagCATTGTATAATACAGCTTTAAAGATTGAACTATTTGATtagtctgtctctcactctgaACGTTTTATTCTTGACTTTATTTAATCGGACTGAATTACCATTTCCTTTTGTGTGACATTGTGTTCATGTTCTTTGAGAGTTTTAGTTTGTGTCATCTGTCCTGcctgtaatttttttcttttttttttctttgtcaagaTTGAAGCTGCCATAACGATTATACACAAGCTTGTCCTGTAACATTTGTGTGACCGTTTTGTGCACTTCTAGCTCAGTCACAGGAAGATGTCGTCCATAACCAGGCGTCTATACACCACCAAGAGATTCATTTGGGCAAAATGTAATTTGGTAACCTAAAATATCAACAGTGAAACAATTTCAAATCACATAATTACGAAAAATTATTTGACAGCAAAGAGACAAATGTCTATACCTCCTGCTGTCATCACAGGGATGCAGCAGAGACACAGCTGAAAACAAAGACACTCATTGTGCAGCGGAGGCAGAAATCTGAGTGGAGTGGTGTTCAGCGATCTGAATATTCAGggtcagttttgttttgttgatgtgAGCGAAAGGGCAGAAACTGGAGAAGGTAAATGACCCCAAGAGGTCAGTGATATTGAAGTTGATGGTGCAGATAGCTGGAGGCTAAAAGGCTTTATAGATGATCAACAAGAGGAGTGACTGATTAGTAACTGTGTGCTCTGTGCAGCTTTGGTCTGTCCCTGATACAAACTCATactctgtttttaaagtgttttctgttttcacttttttaaagatCGATGAGGACTCTCTCTGTTAGCTAATagtttattttcctcttcttaTTGACTGATGCCAGAATTACTTTCAGACTTAAACCTTGATGAAAGTAAGAGCCTcgaagtaaaaaagaaaacagttgcTCGTCTCTTTTAAACAGACTtcgttttgtgtgtgttttgtcgaCAGTGCTGCTGTGTCGCCCAGCAGATTTATTTATCACTGTCAAGTCAAAATCCGAGACATTTTAATGAACATCTTTTTATCAAAACGTGTGGTTGAAGAAGTGCGCCTGTTTTTTGCACCTGTGTTGTGGTGGTCTAACATTTGATTAGTTGGGTAAGGGTTTTGCTCCTGTCTGAATCCACAGTTGGTGAAGCCATGACTGTCTTTGCTTGAACCAGTTTCTGTTACAGATCACAGCCATCCTGATGAAATATAACATACTTAAAGAGCGTGTACCTCCACTAACGTGTGCAGGCTTTTAAATGTCTTACTGGCATAGAAACTGTTTTAATATGTATTGTATCTGTTACTTAGATTTGGATCTGCATTAAATACACATGGACTGACTTTTGGAGAGTACTTCAATTCTAGGAGGATCATGGTTTTGTGCAAAGATAAAATCATCTGAGTCAGATTTGTAGTaaatttatgtttgtgttgtgcCACCTGAAGGTTAAATACTTTCACTCAGTTGTAAAGCTAAAATGGTCTTTCTTGAAACtagaaaaatgtgaatttgcTTGTAGAACTCATAATTCAGGAGCTGATTGAGTGTAAAGTGTTTATACATGGCCACATGGTGGTGCTATCCACTCCAAAAACTAACCAGTTTTTCTTGGCCCATAGACGCCAACTTTCATTGAAATCTGTCAGATCTCCTGAAGAAAGACCAGTTTTAGTCCTTTCATGACTATAATTTGTGCCAGCAGTTGGGCTGCAGTCCAGGTGTAATAATCAATTCTACTATCACAGTTTTCAGAGTAAAAGTTTATTGTGTGAACTTTCCTTTGGACAAAAAGGGTTACTACTACCTCCAAAGAGTCACTCAACCAAAAAACTCAAAACCACAGTATCAGGctgatatatttcattttcattttcaatgcGTGTGAAAACAGCAGAAAGACTAATATTTCccattttagttttatttatcatCCATCACTTGAAACTGTTAATTCATGTGTTACTATACCTGTAATTTAAATGGTCAAAATGATCACTGGTGAGAcacttaatgtttattatttctgATTGCAATGCCAAAGGTTTGCTTTCAATTGTTATATATGACTCTGCATTAATGAAACgaatacattatatttatggTTTAACCCATGAATTAACTCAAAGGGACAAAAAATCAAAGtgcaattattttaaatgaacgATGTCTCCCTCTTGTGTTGAATGTTCTTACTACATTGGCTTACATTAAACTGTTTCCTGTCATGTGAAACTGGCTCCTGTTACTGCTCAGACTTAACTGGATGAAGATTCATTCATTCGGCTGCCTGAGTGAACAATGAACTGCACAGTAATtatgttgaatgttttattgtagtgacaacaaaaacaagccgatatttttcatttttatttaacttcaaTATTGCATACATACAAAGTATCTAGAAAGCTACAAAATATCTACTATTATCAAGAAGGCATCATAATGTTACGGAGCAAAGACAAGACCATATgcagaacacacaaacatagcagagcttcttttctcttccttgcTTGCTCCAACGCATGGatatgaaaagatatcacaCATCTGTACCAAGAAAAGCTAAGATATCCTTTTGTACAAAGCACCTTTTTacaaaaaaagtctgcacacaaAACCCAAATGTGTGTATGACAACTATGTGAGCTATGtgaaaaatcactttaaagCCACCATCTGAAAAtggtcataaaacaaaaaaaaggtaccAGTACCTACTCTTCGACAAAATTACAAATAACAAGAGCCAAACTGCTGATATGTTTGTAGCATTAATTCCTTGACTtagctatttttttattttgtgtgtggcCATTTTGTATTGAAATAGTTGACCAGACATTCGTGCCATCGAAGGCATCAGTCCTGCTGTTTTAGTGTTGAAACCACATGTCACAATGTACCAGCAGTGCAGCAGTAACATCATTACCATCTTATTGGGCTTGCAATATACACTGTCATCACAAAACCAAGTACAACTGTATACAAGTACAATAAGAAAACAGGAACATCTCACTATGTAATCAATAAATGTGAACAGATACACAGGGTAAACATAAGAAAAAAGCCTATTAAAACTCCACAGTGTCCACAGGACTGTGGCAAAATACTGAATGATTGAACTTTATCTGCATCCACCAGAGACATTGTCTGCAATTATTTAGAGCTTCTTCGATTAAAATACTTTGATTATATTTCTTGTTAGAGACGGTAAATG
This genomic interval carries:
- the LOC133980316 gene encoding ras association domain-containing protein 10-like; the protein is MEPEESKISVWVCREEKLVSGLSKRTTCADVVKVLLEDQDTQHGLSGCTQPYCIVEKWRGFERILPNKTKILRLWMAWGEEQRNVKFVLVKSEASLANHGARSAEARVVLSKQSPCVSKGTVRSPMGGISSEKQRRIVRKAFRKLEKINKKRAQAAHRDASSAEKMETLVHLVISQDHTIRQQIQRITELDTEIERCEAKVHFDRIKRHGINYVQDTYLLDDAETSSREGDKLCSAETVAKFEEYVRQCEELVRLQEELWDQEAHIDIITVQIQEELNHRWMQRRQEELHKKDAEPGEGTPYVPGTEADTSENQLLLERERIKTQLDASLYIGLRLNTDLEAIRSDLELTQEICEAREKEMRDLLEKVNILAIEEGTASEGRCRPSHGTDDKMGMMITLDRKSEWVEQARGLSKSHSVNDDDSDTGLSSLHSQDSDSHPVWESLV